From Rhodovibrio salinarum DSM 9154:
TGCGATCGACCCTGGTTCGATCAGGCGGTTGGTGCCGAGGTCGATCGTGACCGGCCGTTCCGTATTCGGTCGGACGGTCAGGCACGGGATACCGAGGTAGCTTGTCTCCTCCTGAATCCCGCCGGAATCGGTGACGATCAGGCCCGCCTGTGCAACCAGGCTCATAAACGCGATGTAGCCCTGCGGCTCCAGGAGATGCATCTGCGGGTGCGCCGCGAGCCGCGCCCAAAGCCCGGCGTCGTTCAGCCGCGCGCGGGTGCGCGGATGGACCGGGAAGACGACCGGCCGCCGCGCGGCGAGCGTCAGCAACTGTTCGCAGATCGTGGCGAGGCGCACGGGGTCGTCGACGTTCGCGGGTCGGTGGAAGGTCGCCAGCACATAGCCGCTGAGCCCAAGGCTTTCCGGCACGCCGGCGGCGGCGATCGCGGGCTGCAACATCACCAACGTGTCGATCATGATGTTGCCGACCAGCTCGATCCGCGCAGCCGGCACGTTCTCGGCCAGCAGGTTGTCGACGCCGTCCTGCGAGGGCGGCCAGAGCAGATCGCACGCCTGATCGGTCAGCAGGCGGTTAATCTCCTCCGGCATGCTGCGGTCGCGCGAACGCAGGCCCGCTTCCAGATGCGCGCAGGAGATGCCGCGCTTGGCCGCGACCAACGCACAGGCGATCGTCGAGTTGACGTCGCCGACCACGATCGTCCAATCCGGCACGGCGGTGTCGCACAGCGTATCGTAGCCCGCCATGATCCGCGCGGTCTGCTGGGCATGGTTGGCACTGCCGACCCCCAGGTGATGGTCCGGGACGGGCAGTTGCAGGTCGGTGAAGAAGGCATCCGACATCGCCGCGTCGTAGTGCTGGCCGGTATGCACCAGCACCGGCCGCGCCCAGTCCGTGGCCGCGAGGGCATGGTAGAGCGGCGCCACCTTCATGAAGTTGGGACGCGCGCCCGCGATCAGATGAACCTGCAACAGGGACGTCAAAGGGAACCTCACTCCGCCGGGCGCGGCGCTGTACGGCTGGCCGCAGGGGTCGGGGACACGGCCAGCACCTGCGTCAGGAAGTCAGGTAGCTGGGCGAACTGGTCGGCGTGGGAGAGGCCGCGGCTGGTGCTTTCGGGCAGCAGCGGCAAGCTGCCGTGCGCCTGCTTTTCGGCCATCCAGCCGGACAACAGCCGGGCAACCTGCTCGGCGCCCTGGGCCCGAGTGCCGGCCGCGCGCGCGGTCAGGATGCGGTCAGGCACCCCGCCTTCCAGGCCGATCAGCAGCACCGGCCGGCGCGCGCCCAGGTACTCGAACAGCTTGCCGGGAACGTTGCCCTGTTCGCGCGGGTCGTCCCACTGCATCAACAGCAGCACGTCGGCTTCCAACTGCTTCTGCACCGCCTCCGGCTGGCGCACCGGCGGGTGAACGCGCACGCACGCGCTGACACCGTACCGCTCGGCAATCGGCCACACGTGCCGCGGCGCGGTGCCGTAGAACTCCACCAGCACCTGCGCCGGATCGGCACCGAGGCGCTGGATCGCCTCGAACAGCACGGCGGGATCGCGCCGCCCGGGATAAATGCTGCCGGTGTAGACGACGCGCAGCGGCCCGCCCGATGTCCGCTCGGCCCGCGCGGGATCGACCAACTCGGGGTCGTAGCCGTTGTAGAGCGTCAGCACCGGCTTGGCGAAGCGTGCGCGATAGGTCTCCGCCCAAGGCTCGGAGACGGTCACGAGGGCGCGGGAGCCACGCACGATCCGCCCTTCCAGCCAGCGGTCGAGCGCCGCGCGCAGACGCCCCGGCGGATAGTAGGGATCGTCGCTCCAGCGGTCGCGGAACTCGGTCACCAGCGGCACGCCCAGCCCGCGCGCCAGCCGCCAGCCCAGCACCAACGCGCTGAATGGCGGGCCGGAGGCGTAGATCACGTCCGGCGTCCAATCTCGGGTCAGCGCCCGGCCCGCCTTGAGGCCCGGCGGAATCCATCCGACATAGTAGTCGGGAAACAACAGCAGTTCGCGAAGCTGTCGGCGCCACGTAGTTGCCGCCGATGCAGCATCGCCGGCCATTTCGGAGTAGCTAGGCACCAGATTTCCCGACTTGCCCCAGGGGCGCATTAAGACAAGCAGGCGCCGGAGCGCGCCTGACACCGGTCGGGTAATACGCGTTAGGTCGCACCAGGATGCAGCCACGACCCGCTCGGCCGGCAGTTTTCCTGAAAGGCCCATGCTAACAGGGATATTCCGAGCGGTTAGTACACGAACGTCGTGGCCGACGACAGATAGGTGGTTTGCCAGTTCATTAAGCCGCACGGCCGCGATGGTGTTGGTCGGCGGGAAGTACCAAGTGACTAGCAGCAAGCGCATGTTCGACCTATCCCGCCATATCAATAGTTGATCTCTGGTCGCCGTCATCCGGTTGTTCCGGCTCGAACGGCTTGGTGTCGAGGCCTGCCCGCGCATCAGCCAGCTCGGCAAGATCCGCTTCCAGGTCGAACAGACTGGCCGCGCGGGTACCCTGAACAGTTCGCATTACGGTCGCCGCGGCTGGGAAGATTGTGCGCCAACGTTCCGCGGCGACCTTCGGATTCCGCCGGGTCTCAAAGAATGCTCCGTCGCCGCTTGTGCTCCGCGCGATAAAGGTCTCGCTTTGCTGATTCCAAGCAAGGCCACAGTGCGCGAAAACGCGCCGGCTTACTCCAACCGGATCGGCACATAGGGATTCGTAAGTAATCACCAAGGGAGCGCGCATTTGCTCCAGCGCGCGGTCGTTTAGTACGGCCCAGCGCCACGCCGTTTGGATTTCTGGCGGCTGGGTCTCCAAAAAGTGCGGCGAGATG
This genomic window contains:
- a CDS encoding glycosyltransferase encodes the protein MRGQASTPSRSSRNNRMTATRDQLLIWRDRSNMRLLLVTWYFPPTNTIAAVRLNELANHLSVVGHDVRVLTARNIPVSMGLSGKLPAERVVAASWCDLTRITRPVSGALRRLLVLMRPWGKSGNLVPSYSEMAGDAASAATTWRRQLRELLLFPDYYVGWIPPGLKAGRALTRDWTPDVIYASGPPFSALVLGWRLARGLGVPLVTEFRDRWSDDPYYPPGRLRAALDRWLEGRIVRGSRALVTVSEPWAETYRARFAKPVLTLYNGYDPELVDPARAERTSGGPLRVVYTGSIYPGRRDPAVLFEAIQRLGADPAQVLVEFYGTAPRHVWPIAERYGVSACVRVHPPVRQPEAVQKQLEADVLLLMQWDDPREQGNVPGKLFEYLGARRPVLLIGLEGGVPDRILTARAAGTRAQGAEQVARLLSGWMAEKQAHGSLPLLPESTSRGLSHADQFAQLPDFLTQVLAVSPTPAASRTAPRPAE
- the wecB gene encoding non-hydrolyzing UDP-N-acetylglucosamine 2-epimerase, whose product is MTSLLQVHLIAGARPNFMKVAPLYHALAATDWARPVLVHTGQHYDAAMSDAFFTDLQLPVPDHHLGVGSANHAQQTARIMAGYDTLCDTAVPDWTIVVGDVNSTIACALVAAKRGISCAHLEAGLRSRDRSMPEEINRLLTDQACDLLWPPSQDGVDNLLAENVPAARIELVGNIMIDTLVMLQPAIAAAGVPESLGLSGYVLATFHRPANVDDPVRLATICEQLLTLAARRPVVFPVHPRTRARLNDAGLWARLAAHPQMHLLEPQGYIAFMSLVAQAGLIVTDSGGIQEETSYLGIPCLTVRPNTERPVTIDLGTNRLIEPGSIAQLGDAALDGARGPAQAIPLWDGHTAERVVASLARAAGVTAPMVSAAS